In Oryctolagus cuniculus chromosome 18, mOryCun1.1, whole genome shotgun sequence, the DNA window GCCAGTCACAGTTGTAACTTTCCAGCCTGTGGCTTCTTCCACAGGCCATGTGGATTCCACCAGAAGCTCACATTTACTTGGGGTTAGACCAGGCGCTTTTGCCGAAGAGCCAACAAAAGCTCCAAGGTCTTTGGGCAGAGTCTTGGCAAAGCAAGGCAGCTGTGAGTAACCGGGAGAAGCGCGCACAACCCCTGGGctccccacccttcccccacctcGCCTTTCCCCCCTAAAAGGCCACATGCAACCTTCcatttgaaacattttaattaGAAAGTTATAAAACATCAAGTCTTTTGTACACATTTTGCATTAGAATAACTTAAACACAAAGCaatgtatatacacatttttagcCATCTCTCCACATCTTGTTACATTTTTGTAATttaaactggaaaacattttcatttgaatCTCAGGGGAAAAATTGTAGGCACATAAATAGCCCTAAATATTACAAGCAAAGAAAGAAGAACCAGTGATGGGGGCGTTTTTTCTGCTTGAATACTTCAAAAGAGCTTTGTTTCCAAATCTCTTGATTAACCTGAAAAAAAATAAGACGCTTTGGAAATAGGACCTGAAGCTCCAAGGTAAACCGAGGCACGTGGCATTTGTGGGTGGGCATGAATCGTGGATCACAGGGAGGCGTGTCCTTCCAGCGCCAATGACCGGCTCAGGACCGAGAAGCAGAGCCGCTGTCCTCTGGGGAGCTGAGCAGTCTCTGCTTGCACTACAGGCCCATGAGAGCCAGGAATCGcctctcctgcttttccctcAGCCCTGCAGGTACCCTGGCTGCACTGGACTGCGGGGGTTGGTACCCTCCTCACTCCCTCACTGCTCCTGTGTCCTCCCCCAAGCTGCCCACTGGGATGGGCACCCTACTCTCTTGTCAAGGAACTGTGCTTCCCGCTAGCCCTCCAAATAAACCCTGCTGTTGCCAGGCAGCGGGAGCCAAGACCAACAAGAACTCCTCTGTCACCCAGGTCCTTTGCAGGAAGGGGGGGCTGTCAGGGAGGAGGAGTGGCAAGTGTCCAGGCCCTTGGGTGAGGGCCAGGGAGAAAGAACCTGTTGTTACCATCCCAACCTCCCCCTCGCCTGCAGACGGGTCTGTGAATGGAACTCAGCCTGCCGCTGCGGGGCACAGACAGAGGGCAAAAGGCAGGGCCAAGAGCCAGGGGATAAAGGCTGCTCAGCTGAGCCCACGACAGACGGCTGTCTGTTAGACTGAGGGCAGGTGGATGGTCCTGGTGTCCTGGGGTCAGCCCCTCTCCGCCCCCTGGGCCTGACCCCTCCTTTCTCCAGCTAGAGGCCTCTGTTCTGGCAATCAAAGCTCTGAATGGGAACTGTAGATGCCCAGGAGTGGAAAGTGCTAGTGATTTGCATTTGTCATGAGAGCTCCGAAAAGAGTGAAAAACAGTGGTTTACAATGGAGGGAAGAAATGCTTAGTGTTTCTGAGTGCAAGAGAGGAAAAGTCTTTGCTGGACTACAGATGGGACTCTTTCCAAGTTGTCTGAACTGACTGCAGTTTCCCCCTGAAATGTAAGCGTAaggcagaagaagaaaagaaacagagaatgctAGCCTCAGGGAAGCCTCTGAGCTCTGTACACACCAGGTCCCTGACCATTCTGGAAGGAGCTGTTCTTTGTCCCTGGGGGGAACCACACACAAGCCCGCGTGTGTTCAGGGTCCTCTGCCGAGACGTGCCTGGCTATCGCGAGGCGGGCTTAGGACAGGTGCTCCTTGCGCGGATCTGCCCAGGGTGTTGCTGTCACGGGGATTGTGGTCACCACCTGATTTTGAAACACAAATACTTTGATTCTCTCAAACACCCAGAGGAAGACAAGCAGGATGCTGACATACTGGATCCAGGCAAACTTGATCATCTCCCAGAAGCCGGGCTGGTAGGTGGGGAGGGTTAAGGAGTAGCAAAGGACAAGCCGGGAGGAGGAGCTACACCAAGGTTTGGGTCTGGCAGGAAATAGCAAGAATGTTTCAAATGCCCTTAAGAGAAAAGGGATCATAAATGCTCATTAAATCATCAATATGGATACTGACCTCAAAGAGTCTCAGCAAGAAATATCAACAGGAAATGAGTTTGTTTTCCTGTaccaaaggcaggcaggcagtcaCTTGTGCGGGGCTGTGGCCATTTCCAGCCCAGGGCTTCCCACATGTGAGCCCAGGCGGGGACAGCGAAGGGGCTTTCCTTCCCTCTGCAGCCTGAGCCCTACAGGCCTCCAACAGAAAGGATATGAAATGACTTCCACAGGGTATCGGATGACAGCGTTAATCACGAAGGGAGCCTCCGCAGCCCTGCCCACCAGCCAGATGGGGTGGGGGTCACTCAGGACAGTGGTGACTGCAACAGAATCACTGATCTTTAATCCAGGACGGACCCCCTTGCCAAAAGgtgacaagggctataaacatcCCCCTGTACGTACCTGAAGGGATGACCCTGCACTTCTATAACGCGAAtgaaaaattctaaaagaaagaGGACTTGTGTGGGCAGACACTCCCTTGTTATCTGCAAAAATACCTCTGTTAAAACCATGTCAAAAGCGCAGAAACCAGTCTGCATTCTTGTGCGGCTGCGGCATGGCTACCCGAGGGATGTCATGCTGCCACTCGGAACAGTGCAGCAGTGTGGGGGAAATACTGATATTtcattgttaaataaattaagagaaaaaaaaagctaatgtggatcccaaagctaaaTGTGGATCCCTTCCACACTGTAACAGTTAAAtactcaaatatatattttgtaaaaaccCATATATGGATCAAAAGTGAATGGGATAATGTAGTGTGTATGGAATAATGTAGTGTGTTTTGGTTCTGTCTTAATGCGTCCTGTGTTGTTGGAATGCTGCTGACTCTGTACGACCTAAACATAGGGAGAAACCCTGGAACCGAACTCCTTTCACGTGCACATGACTGAGCGTGGTACCCACGACGTCTGGTTGCCAAGCAGCAGGTTAGAGTCCTCTGGAGACAACCTCAGGCCCGTGAGCAGCACTCTGGGGCTCTGCGGGCAGTGCCAGGGCCCCACCTGCCAGTCAGGACCGCAGGGGGCTGCTGGCACGCGCTGAGCTGCCAACACGCTCGGTTTCTTCTGAAAACAAGACCGCAATCGCCCCTCATCTCCCACAGGTGTGGTATGAGCAACACCttaattaacctttttttttttttttaaggaaatcacCAAGCCAGTGATGGCATAAGCATAGCAATTAATCATTAACGGACcagaggggtggggggcggggtctGAAGACACAAAAGGACCACTGTGGTCGCAGGGTTCCAAGCCTGTTCTCCCGCGACCCCCACCAGGCTGGAAGGCGCTGGAGCGGGGCTGAGGGCGGGCTCCCCCACACTCACCGTTCCTTTCCTGGTAGGCAGCGGCAATGCGGGTGAGGTCGTAGTCTCGGGCgaaagggctggtgctgttgaTCACAGACACCTGGGGCACAGTGGGAGGCCGTGGGTgagtcctctccctctccccgctccccacctgcccacccaGCCGGGTCCCAGACACCACCGTCTCGCTCTCAATGGCCTATTCCAGTAGCAACAGCTTTTTCTTCAAAGATAAGTCAAGTCTGCTTACTCTCAGTTCTTCCTGTTGTGGGTCAGTATCCATCATTTAGGGGTTTAAAAGCTATGTGTAAAATTCCCCTTTCTGGTGGACTTTCATGCTCACGGCTAACATGCCCCTGTCAGGGAGGCCTGAGTTagatgcctggctccagcttctgactttaGCTCCCcgacaatgcagaccctgggaggcagcagtgacgcttcgagtactcgggtccctgccacccacgtgggagacctggactgagttcccagctctcagctctgaccctgtggccatcgtgggcatttggagagctgTCAGCCTctcaagtacattttttaaagaagaaaagtaacATGTCGCTGGTTATTACAGACATAAACAAAGGCTGTTCCGGGCAAACTGGGTTTCTGGTCACCCTAGCTATAATCAGTGTGAATAAGGGGGCAAGACTGaaaagcagcaacttaacccggACTTTGTATCTGAAGATCTATATACCAAATTATACCAAATAAAATTAGGAGTTGGAAAATCATTTCCTGCTTCAAAGGATTATATGCTTACTATTTGCTCTGTATCCACTTCCATCTccacattaaaaagataaaagacagCATTCagagaagagcaaagaaaaaggTAAAGCAGCTAGAAATGTGGTCcatttaaaaaagttaaaggaGTTTTTTTCCTCATTGGAATGGTACTGGTATTTccaactttcatttcttttttttttttttttttttttttttacaggcagagtggacagtgagatagagagaaaggtcttccttttaccattggttcaccctccaatggccgccacggccagcgcgctgcagccggcgcaccgcacttatccgaaggcaggagccaggtgcttctcctggtctcccatgcgggtgcagggcccaaggacttgggccatcctccactgcactcccgggccacagcagagagctggactggaagaggggcaaccgggacagaatccggcgccccgaccgggactagaacccggtgtgccggcgccgcaaggcggaggattagcctagtgagccgcggcgccggcccaactttCATTTCTAAGAACTGTATACACAGTAACATACATGAGGTTTGGCAGAAAATGCCTATTCCGGAGAAACTACACAGATTTCAAAGacttttttgcaccacaataaacttctCTTTGCATTCCACCCCCCACGGCCTTCCTGAAGAGCCTGCGCGGGAGCCCGCCTTACGTTGTACCGGACGTCAAGGCCGCCGGCGGGGAGCGGCTGCCTCTGCTGCAGCCTCAGGTCTCCGTTCACGTACAGCTGGGACCCGGGGACGGCGAACGAGGACTGCAGGAACGCCATGCTCTGCATCGCGAACGTCGCCATCCTCTGAAAGCGCGAGAAGCAGCGAGCAGGTCCGAGCGGCTCTGGGTTCCCAGAGTCACCCGTCCACGGCGACTCCCATACCCTCGGCCGGGCAGGAAGcactctgccccagcccccgACTCCCTCACAGCCCTGTAAACTAGTGACCCCAAGGGAAGAGTTCTTAGCTGCCTCGGTCAAACCACCACCTTCATCCGGGAAAGAGCCTTCTGCTGTGCTAATCCTACAGGGCGCTGGTCCGTTGCAGGACGGGAGGGAGAGGTGGGCCTCCCTAAGCACCGACTCACGTGCAGCTGGTAGGAGAACGTCAGGATGAGCTGCACGCCGAGAACGTGCTCCGTGGGCTGCAGGGGAAGCTCCAGGCTGAAATGCAGCACGTCCATTTTCCCATCTTGGTTGCGGTCTTCTTCTCTAGTCTGGGAAAGCCACAGGGGGCCGCCCACTAAGTCTGGGAAGCAGCCACTTCACTGCTGCACAAACACAATGGCACAGGGTCCCGCTGAACCCAGGCGCCAGCTCCCTCCCCGCgaccaagaaagaaaaacaaacagtccCGGGGGAAGACACAGTGGACGTGGTCCTGAACTCCACTTGGGCTCTGCAGATGCTCGGGGCTGAACTGGATGGGCGCTTGCAGGGGCCAGAACAGCCGCCGGCAGCCGCACAGCCTGCGTCTCCTCTGATCGGCTCATTTTGTCTCGTTTGGTTTCGTTACTTGagttttcctttttcataaaTATGCCTGAGTTAGTATCGAAAGTTTAAGTAGCACCTCAAAACTGCTACTTCTCCAGAAGCCAATTTTCTAAagcaggaaaaaacaaaaacaaacaaacaaaaaaaaccaccaaccACCACCCCAATCCTAACTGGGATGTGTTCTCCAAGCCAATGGCAGATCACCAGGCCTCCCGCCATTCATgttagactttcttttttttttttttttttaagatttatttatttatttatttgaaagtcagagttacacagagagaaggagaggcagacagagaggtcttccattttccatttgctggttcactcccaattgcccacaacggctggagatgcgccaatcaggagccaggagccaggcacttcctctgggtctcccccatgagtgcaggggcccaaggacttaggatatcttctattgctatcccaggctatagcagagagctggattggaagtggagcagccaagactcaaactggtgcccatatgggatgccagcgtttcaggccagggctttaacctgctgtgccacagtgccagcccctcatggtAGAATTTCAAGCTGGGTGCATCCTCCAGtgccaatcaacaaaatgaaaatagaagcTACATTCAATCAGCAGGACATTAATACCACAGATTCTCTACATCTCAGACATGCAGGTGAGAAAAACAGACGTCGGTGTGGGGGCTTCAGTTTGGAGCTCACAGTTCACATGGACGCAGGGGATGGAAACTGTTCTTCAGCCACTCTTCTGGCCTTGCCCGATGGAGATCCCGATACGCCGGGTACCGAGATGTGATCATGGCCAGCATCATTCGTCGGCACAGCTTGGAGCTGGTGGCCACGGTGTTCCTTTGCCCCTGCAGGTTCCCAGAGGATTCTCCCAGGCCACCCGGCACTCCCACCTGAGGCCTGTGTCCCGTCTCACGCTGCTTTCCAGCACTGCCATTCCGAGAGGAAGAGATTCTTGTTCTTCAGGCTAATAAGGCCATTGGAGATGAGGATGTCGTCACTAGTTTCCAGAACTTGTCAGTCATCCCCTTCCTGCTGGCCAATACGGTGCTCGTCCTGGGCCCTGTGACAGAGAGAccactcctccttcctcttttggGTACTACTCACTCGTGCTGTTCCGTCAGCTTCACAGGTGCACGGGTGATTGACAGCAGGATGGACAAGAGGCCGCCTTGTCTTGCCGCGACTTTTCTTTAGCTGGTATTGGGAAGATTCAGCAGGCAATGTGGGGTTAACTCTCCATAATGGACCCATGCCCCTGGAGCTATCAGTTGGACTGGAAGACAGGAGATCAAGTTTCTCAACTCCCAGGAGAGGCGAGTTGGCAGGAGAAAAAATGCCAGAAGAATCCagattctggccggcgccgcggctcactaggctaatcctccgccttgcggtaccggcacactgggttctagtcccgatcagggcgctggattctatccaggttgcccctcttccaggccagctctctgctgtggcccgggagtgcagtggaggatggcccaagtgcttgggccctgcaccccatgggagaccaggagaagtacctggctcctggcttcagatcagcgcgctgcaccg includes these proteins:
- the TMEM231 gene encoding transmembrane protein 231 isoform X2; translation: MALYQLYSHPAERGYRAGLCSKAALFLLLAAALTYIPPLLVAFRSHGFWLKRSSYEEQPTVRFQHQVLLVALLGPERDGFLAWSTFPAFNRLQGDRLRVPLVSTREEDRNQDGKMDVLHFSLELPLQPTEHVLGVQLILTFSYQLHRMATFAMQSMAFLQSSFAVPGSQLYVNGDLRLQQRQPLPAGGLDVRYNVSVINSTSPFARDYDLTRIAAAYQERNGGDHNPRDSNTLGRSAQGAPVLSPPRDSQVNQEIWKQSSFEVFKQKKRPHHWFFFLCL
- the TMEM231 gene encoding transmembrane protein 231 isoform X3, translated to MALYQLYSHPAERGYRAGLCSKAALFLLLAAALTYIPPLLVAFRSHGFWLKRSSYEEQPTVRFQHQVLLVALLGPERDGFLAWSTFPAFNRLQGDRLRVPLVSTREEDRNQDGKMDVLHFSLELPLQPTEHVLGVQLILTFSYQLHRMATFAMQSMAFLQSSFAVPGSQLYVNGDLRLQQRQPLPAGGLDVRYNVSVINSTSPFARDYDLTRIAAAYQERNGGDHNPRDSNTLGRSAQGAPVLSPPRDSQARLGRGP
- the TMEM231 gene encoding transmembrane protein 231 isoform X1, with protein sequence MALYQLYSHPAERGYRAGLCSKAALFLLLAAALTYIPPLLVAFRSHGFWLKRSSYEEQPTVRFQHQVLLVALLGPERDGFLAWSTFPAFNRLQGDRLRVPLVSTREEDRNQDGKMDVLHFSLELPLQPTEHVLGVQLILTFSYQLHRMATFAMQSMAFLQSSFAVPGSQLYVNGDLRLQQRQPLPAGGLDVRYNVSVINSTSPFARDYDLTRIAAAYQERNVTTVLSDPHPIWLVGRAAEAPFVINAVIRYPVEVISYQPGFWEMIKFAWIQYVSILLVFLWVFERIKVFVFQNQVVTTIPVTATPWADPRKEHLS